The Elaeis guineensis isolate ETL-2024a chromosome 5, EG11, whole genome shotgun sequence DNA segment GCAGCTCAATGAATACTAGGAGACTCCAATTCCAGTACATTACTAGGAGTTATAAGAATAATCATATAATCCTAAGCAAAAGGGAGCAGCAAACATGTTGTACTATGAATCAACAGAGGAACTACTTTAGATTGAACTTAAATGTTGAAAGATTCTTTTTTCCTTGTTTGTTCGTTTGAGTAACAACAGTTAGAAGTATAATTAACCAGGCAGCTGAAGTGAAGAGGGCTGGGAACATGCATGAGTAACCCGCATAGATTTGAAGCGCATGCAGCAGCGCAATCTATTATGAAGGAAAAGCATACACTAATTGTCTAATTCTGATGAGCAACAGGTAGATACATAGAAGTAGAACAGCATTTGCAGGTACACTGATTTTAGTAGATACCTTGTCAACAGTCTTGTTCTGTCTGCAAACAATGTTTGCAGTTCCAATATCTCCAGCAGTCGAAAACTTCACGCCTTCCTTCGTTACTGAAATAACAACTACCATCCCAAAACCACAAAAAATATTAGACAAACAGTATACACGTAAAAGACAAATGAGGTTTCAATTGAGAACAAGAGCATACCAGTATCACCAATGCTGCTGAGATCCTTGCAAATCCTTGCAAATTCAGTAGATGGCATTCGCACAATGGCATGGTACTCGGCATCTGGAATGCCAAGATGCTCGCTATCAATGTCCATAAGCTTCATCTCAAAATCCGCAATCTTATCTTGATCTGGGTTCCGAACAAAAATGATAGAAGCATTGAAATGCAAACACTTGCAACGACTGGGAAACGAATATTAATCCAACAGATTTCTTTTAAATCCACCCCACTCCACAAAACAATTGGGCTTATGCATATTAAATCAATCCTTCAACATAAACTAAGGAGGAACAAAGAAAAAACGCAGGATGGACAACTAACAAATCTGGGAATTAGTTTCCGACTGTGTAAAATAGAAATGTACGGAGAGACCAGAAGGCACCCTGATCCtgggaaagaaaaaagagaaaaagatgggATTTTGGATCTTACTGGGGCTTTCAAACATGAAGGTGACGGTGTCGCTGCCGTCGTCGGCCTTGATGGTGATGATGTCGTCGTTGCCGGCGCAGCGGAGCATCTTGGCCATGTTGTTGAGGTTCATGCCCATGGAGAGGTTGCGGTCGCAGCGGTAGTGCTCGAAGCCCTCGGATCGGAGGAGGAGAGCCACCAGCGCCACGTGGCTCGAGTCCATGGCCTGGAGGGAGAAGCCGGTGGAcgagcagtcgaagttggcgtcGTTCACCAGCTCCCGGGTCGCCTCCAGGACCTTCTTCAGGAGGCTCCCCTGCACCAGCCTGAGTTCCAACATCTTCTCgagagaaagaaagagccctTCGTTTTCTCAGGGAAAGACAGATAAGAGGGGGCTGGGGCCTTGGGGAAGGAGAAATTGGTGATGGAAAAGAAGGATGGAATTTAAGAAGGGAAGGCGGGGTTTGCTGGCGTTTCTGGCGGGAACTTGTTGCCTTTCCCGCCCTGGGTTTTCGCG contains these protein-coding regions:
- the LOC105046296 gene encoding proliferating cell nuclear antigen — protein: MLELRLVQGSLLKKVLEATRELVNDANFDCSSTGFSLQAMDSSHVALVALLLRSEGFEHYRCDRNLSMGMNLNNMAKMLRCAGNDDIITIKADDGSDTVTFMFESPNQDKIADFEMKLMDIDSEHLGIPDAEYHAIVRMPSTEFARICKDLSSIGDTVVISVTKEGVKFSTAGDIGTANIVCRQNKTVDKPEEATIIEMQEPVSLTFALRYMNSFTKATPLSETVTISLSSELPVVVEYKIADMGYIRFYLAPKIEEDEEDMKH